DNA from Streptococcus parasuis:
CGGGGAAAATCCCAACCGTCTCTATCAGCACCACCAATTCCAAGTGGTCATGAAACCATCGCCATCTAATATTCAAGAACTCTACTTGGAGTCTCTGGAGCGTTTGGGCATCAATCCTTTGGAACACGATATTCGTTTCGTTGAGGATAACTGGGAAAACCCGTCAACAGGTTCAGCAGGTCTGGGCTGGGAAGTTTGGTTGGACGGTATGGAAATCACGCAGTTTACCTATTTCCAACAAGTCGGTGGCTTGGCGACTGGTCCAGTCACAGCCGAAGTAACCTATGGTTTGGAGCGTTTGGCTTCCTATATCCAAGAAGTTGACTCCGTTTACGACATCGAGTGGGCAGACGGCGTTAAATACGGTGAAATTTTCATCCAGCCGGAGTATGAGCATTCAAAATACTCCTTTGAAGTGTCAGACCAGGATATGCTCCTTGAAAACTTCACTAAGTTTGAAAAAGAAGCAGAGCGGGCTTTGGAAGAAGGCTTGGTTCACCCAGCCTTTGACTATGTGCTCAAATGCTCTCACACCTTTAACTTGTTGGATGCCCGTGGAGCTGTGTCTGTAACCGAGCGTGCAGGCTACATTGCCCGTATCCGTAACCTAGCTCGTGTCGTTGCCAAAACCTTTGTGGCAGAACGGAAGAAACTAGGCTTCCCACTTTTAGATGAAGCAACACGAGCAGAATTGTTGAAGGAGGACGCAGAATAATGACAAAGAATTTACTTGTTGAACTTGGCTTGGAAGAAATTCCTGCCTACATCGTAACCCCAGCCATGCACCAGTTGCGTGACCGCATGGCGACTTTTTTGACAGACAACCGTTTGGCTTTTGATAGCATCGATGTCTTTTCAACACCACGCCGTTTGGCTGTTCGTGTGCGTGGTTTGGCAGACCAGCAGACTGACTTGACGGAAGATTTCAAGGGTCCTGCTAAGAAGATTGCCTTGGATGCAGACGGAAACTTCACCAAGGCTGCAGAAGGCTTTGTCCGTGGCAAAGGCTTGACGACTGCTGACATCGAATTCCGCGAGATCAAGGGTGAAGAGTATGTCTATGTGACCAAACACGAAGCTGGTCAGCCAGCTAAGGCAGTGTTGGCGGGTCTTCCAGAGGTCTTGAAGGCTATGACCTTCCCAGTCAGCATGAACTGGGCCTCCAACAAATTTGCCTACATCCGCCCTGTCCACACCCTGACCGTTCTCTTGGATGACGAGGCACTGGATATGGATTTCTTGGACATTTCGTCAGCTCGCATCAGCCGTGGTCATCGTTTCCTTGGAAATGAAACCGAGATTGCAAGTGCAGATTCTTACGAGGCGGACTTGCGTGAACAGTTTGTCATTACAGACCCCGCAGAGCGTCAACATATGATTATCGAGCAAATCAAGGCTATCGAGGACAAACATAATGTGACCGTTGAGATAGATGAGGACCTGCTCAATGAAGTTCTCAACCTAGTCGAGTACCCAACTGCCTTTATGGGCTCCTTTGACACCAAGTACTTGGAAGTGCCAGAGGAAGTCTTGGTGACTTCTATGAAAAATCACCAACGTTATTTCGTAGTGCGTGATAAATCTGGCAAGCTCTTGCCAAACTTCATCTCAGTCCGCAATGGTAACGACCAGCATATTGATAATGTCATCAAAGGGAATGAAAAAGTTTTGGTGGCTCGTTTGGAAGACGGTGAGTTCTTCTGGCGTGAGGACCAAAAACTCAAGATTTCCGACTTGGTGGAACGCCTCAAAGTCGTGACCTTCCATGAAAAAATCGGATCACTCTATGAGCATATGGAACGTACCAAGGTTATCGCAGAAAAATTGGCTGACTTGGCTGGCTTGTCTGCGGATGAAAAAGCAGATGTGGCGCGTGCGGCGGACATCTACAAGTTTGATCTCTTGACAGGTATGGTCGGTGAGTTTGATGAATTGCAAGGAATCATGGGTGAGAAGTATGCCCTTCTTGCAGGGGAAAAACCTGCGGTGGCAGTAGCAATCCGTGAGCACTACTTGCCAAACTCAGCAGAAGGCGAATTGCCTGAGAGCAAGGTCGGTGCGGTCTTGGCACTGGCTGATAAATTTGATACCCTCCTATCCTTCTTCTCTGTTGGTTTGATTCCTTCTGGCTCAAACGACCCTTACGCTCTTCGTCGTGCAACACAAGGTATCGTGCGGATCTTGGAAGCATTTGGCTGGGAAATTCCATTGGATGAGTTGATTGCGGAACTCTACAGCTTGAACTTTGCCAGCTTGACCTATGACAACCAGCCAGCTGTTATGGACTTTATCCGTGCCCGTGTAGAGAAGATGATGGACAAGGCGATTCCGAAAGACATCCGTGAGGCTGTACTTGCCAGCTCAACCTTTGTGGTCAGACTGCAACTGGCAGCCAGCTCAGCTATTTTCCAAAAATCAAAAGAGGCTGACTACAAGGAAGCCGTGGAAAACTTGTCACGGGTCTTCAACTTGGCTGAAAAGGCGGAGGCAACTGCGATTGACGAGGCCCTCTTTGAAAATGACCAGGAGAAAGCCCTTGCTGCAGCAGTGGCAGGCTTGGAGTTGATGGAAGACATGGCAGGCAATTTGGACAAGCTCTTTGCATTGAGCCCAGTCATCGCAGCCTTCTTCGACAATACTATGGTCATGGCAGATGATGTGGCAATCAAAGCCAACCGTTTGGCTCTACTGAAATCCTTGGCGGATAAGGCAAGTGCTGTGGCGGTCTTCAATCTCTTGAATAGTAAGTAGGGGGAAAGGATGGAACAAGTAAAAATCAATCGTATCAATGAATTGGCTAAAAAGAAAAAAGCTGGTACCTTGACACCAGAGGAAAAAGTTGAACAGGCTCAGCTCAGGGAAGAATACATCGAGGGGTATCGTCGAGCAATCCGTCATCATATTGAGGGGATTAAGCTGGTTGATGAAGATGGCAACGATGTGACACCAGAGAAACTTCGTCAAGTCCAACGTGAAAAAGGCTTGCATGGCCGTAGTTTGGACGATCCTAATTCCTAAGAATAAGATTGCTAAAAAAACAAGGAAAGACTAGGTTTTCTAGTCTT
Protein-coding regions in this window:
- the glyQ gene encoding glycine--tRNA ligase subunit alpha produces the protein MSKKLTFQEIILTLQQFWNEQGCLLMQAYDTEKGAGTMSPYTFLRAIGPEPWNAAYVEPSRRPADGRYGENPNRLYQHHQFQVVMKPSPSNIQELYLESLERLGINPLEHDIRFVEDNWENPSTGSAGLGWEVWLDGMEITQFTYFQQVGGLATGPVTAEVTYGLERLASYIQEVDSVYDIEWADGVKYGEIFIQPEYEHSKYSFEVSDQDMLLENFTKFEKEAERALEEGLVHPAFDYVLKCSHTFNLLDARGAVSVTERAGYIARIRNLARVVAKTFVAERKKLGFPLLDEATRAELLKEDAE
- the glyS gene encoding glycine--tRNA ligase subunit beta, yielding MTKNLLVELGLEEIPAYIVTPAMHQLRDRMATFLTDNRLAFDSIDVFSTPRRLAVRVRGLADQQTDLTEDFKGPAKKIALDADGNFTKAAEGFVRGKGLTTADIEFREIKGEEYVYVTKHEAGQPAKAVLAGLPEVLKAMTFPVSMNWASNKFAYIRPVHTLTVLLDDEALDMDFLDISSARISRGHRFLGNETEIASADSYEADLREQFVITDPAERQHMIIEQIKAIEDKHNVTVEIDEDLLNEVLNLVEYPTAFMGSFDTKYLEVPEEVLVTSMKNHQRYFVVRDKSGKLLPNFISVRNGNDQHIDNVIKGNEKVLVARLEDGEFFWREDQKLKISDLVERLKVVTFHEKIGSLYEHMERTKVIAEKLADLAGLSADEKADVARAADIYKFDLLTGMVGEFDELQGIMGEKYALLAGEKPAVAVAIREHYLPNSAEGELPESKVGAVLALADKFDTLLSFFSVGLIPSGSNDPYALRRATQGIVRILEAFGWEIPLDELIAELYSLNFASLTYDNQPAVMDFIRARVEKMMDKAIPKDIREAVLASSTFVVRLQLAASSAIFQKSKEADYKEAVENLSRVFNLAEKAEATAIDEALFENDQEKALAAAVAGLELMEDMAGNLDKLFALSPVIAAFFDNTMVMADDVAIKANRLALLKSLADKASAVAVFNLLNSK
- a CDS encoding DUF896 family protein, with the protein product MEQVKINRINELAKKKKAGTLTPEEKVEQAQLREEYIEGYRRAIRHHIEGIKLVDEDGNDVTPEKLRQVQREKGLHGRSLDDPNS